One region of Quercus lobata isolate SW786 chromosome 2, ValleyOak3.0 Primary Assembly, whole genome shotgun sequence genomic DNA includes:
- the LOC115976135 gene encoding inactive protein kinase SELMODRAFT_444075-like isoform X1 yields MKQKGVKEKGSSDVSGKVVVVAVKASKEIPKTALVWALTHVVQPGDCIRLLVVIPAHSSSKRIWGFSRFTSDCTTGHWWSLSGTSSDKRDDIADSCSQMVLQLHDVYDPEKIKVRIKIVCGSRCGVVAAEAKKAGSNWVILDKQLKTEKKFCMEELQCNLVVMKKSQAKVLRLNLVNSPNTESEVGCATFEIETSPGQHKSKFEKWNMIRGPAVTPVSSPDHESPLTITDVGTSSISSSDPGTSPFLLSGISGILKKDLQFTTKENENLDECDSDTDSERLSSCSTSSYFQPWMSNILSSSSEYSKPMLEGSQRHDRKALTSAYEVLLEKLSKLDQDPHIGLLNYRLDLDLSKSVREAISLSRNLPLGPPPLCSICQHKGPTFGNPPRWFTFAELEFATGGFSQANFLAEGGFGSVHRGVLPDGQVIAVKQHKLASSQGDLEFCSEVEVLSCAQHRNVVMLIGFCVEDGRRLLVYEYICNGSLDSHLYGRNQDPLEWSARQKIAIGAARGLRYLHEECRVGCIVHRDMRPNNILLTHDFEPLVGDFGLARWQPDGDMGVDTRVIGTFGYLAPEYAQSGLITEKADVYSFGVVLVELVTGRKAMDINRPKGQQCLTEWARPLLEKQVIQELIDPSLRSCYSEHEVCRMLQCASLCIRRDPHSRPRMSQVLRMLEGDIVM; encoded by the exons GTAAAAGGATATGGGGCTTTTCAAGATTCACCAGTGATTGCACCACTGGTCACTGGTGGTCTCTCTCAGGAACGAGTTCTGACAAGAGGGATGATATTGCAGATTCTTGCTCTCAAATGGTGCTTCAACTCCATGATGTTTACGACCCAGAAAAA ATAAAGGTCAGGATAAAGATTGTCTGTGGCTCACGTTGTGGAGTGGTAGCTGCTGAAGCCAAGAAAGCTGGATCAAACTGGGTTATATtggataa acaattgaaaactgaaaagaaattCTGCATGGAAGAGCTGCAATGCAATCTTGTTGTTATGAAGAAATCTCAAGCAAAGGTTCTTCGTTTAAATTTGGTAAATTCACCAAATACAGAATCTGAAGTGGGTTGTGCAACATTTGAAATAGAAACATCTCCTGGACAACATAAAAGCAAGTTTGAAAAATGGAATATGATTAGAGGGCCAGCTGTGACTCCTGTAAGTAGTCCAGACCATGAGTCACCATTGACTATAACTGATGTTGGAACCTCATCTATATCTAGCTCAGATCCAGGAACTTCGCCGTTTTTACTGTCTGGAATTTCTGGGATCCTAAAGAAAGACCTTCAATTTACcacaaaggaaaatgaaaatctGGACGAATGTGATTCTGACACAGACAGTGAAAGGCTGAGTTCTTGTTCCACAAGTTCATATTTCCAGCCATGGATGTCAAACATTCTCAGTTCTAGTAGTGAATATTCAAAACCTATGCTGGAAGGTTCACAAAGACATGATAGGAAGGCTCTAACTTCCGCATATGAAGTCTTGCTGGAGAAATTGTCTAAATTAGATCAAGATCCTCATATTGGATTGTTAAATTATAGACTTGATCTGGACTTAAGCAAAAGTGTAAGAGAAGCAATTTCATTATCGAGAAATTTACCTCTTGGCCCTCCTCCATTGTGTTCCATATGTCAGCACAAGGGACCTACATTTGGAAATCCTCCCCGGTGGTTCACTTTTGCTGAACTGGAGTTTGCTACAGGTGGATTTTCACAGGCTAATTTCTTGGCTGAAGGTGGATTTGGTTCTGTACACCGAGGTGTCTTACCGGATGGCCAGGTTATTGCTGTCAAGCAACACAAATTGGCTAGTTCTCAAGGTGATCTTGAATTTTGCTCTGAAGTTGAGGTCTTAAGTTGTGCACAGCATCGTAATGTTGTGATGCTAATTGGGTTCTGTGTGGAGGACGGAAGAAGATTGCTGGTTTATGAATACATTTGCAATGGGTCTTTGGATTCTCATCTTTATG GACGAAATCAAGATCCGCTAGAATGGTCTGCACGGCAAAAAATTGCCATTGGAGCAGCTCGTGGGTTGAGATACCTTCATGAAGAATGTAGAGTTGGTTGTATTGTCCACCGAGATATGCGGCCTAACAACATCCTTCTCACGCATGATTTTGAACCATTA GTGGGAGATTTTGGACTGGCAAGGTGGCAGCCAGATGGAGACATGGGGGTGGACACAAGAGTAATTGGAACATTTGG GTACTTGGCTCCAGAATATGCTCAAAGTGGCCTAATCACGGAAAAAGCTGATGTGTATTCCTTTGGGGTAGTACTGGTGGAGCTCGTTACAGGGAGGAAAGCTATGGACATAAACCGGCCCAAAGGCCAGCAGTGTCTCACTGAATGG GCACGGCCTTTGTTAGAAAAACAAGTTATTCAAGAACTGATTGACCCATCCTTAAGGAGCTGCTACTCAGAGCATGAGGTTTGTCGCATGCTGCAGTGTGCCTCATTGTGCATCCGGCGCGACCCTCATTCAAGACCTCGCATGTCTCAG GTGCTTCGCATGCTGGAGGGTGACATTGTAATGTAA
- the LOC115976135 gene encoding inactive protein kinase SELMODRAFT_444075-like isoform X2 → MKQKGVKEKGSSDVSGKVVVVAVKASKEIPKTALVWALTHVVQPGDCIRLLVVIPAHSSNSCSQMVLQLHDVYDPEKIKVRIKIVCGSRCGVVAAEAKKAGSNWVILDKQLKTEKKFCMEELQCNLVVMKKSQAKVLRLNLVNSPNTESEVGCATFEIETSPGQHKSKFEKWNMIRGPAVTPVSSPDHESPLTITDVGTSSISSSDPGTSPFLLSGISGILKKDLQFTTKENENLDECDSDTDSERLSSCSTSSYFQPWMSNILSSSSEYSKPMLEGSQRHDRKALTSAYEVLLEKLSKLDQDPHIGLLNYRLDLDLSKSVREAISLSRNLPLGPPPLCSICQHKGPTFGNPPRWFTFAELEFATGGFSQANFLAEGGFGSVHRGVLPDGQVIAVKQHKLASSQGDLEFCSEVEVLSCAQHRNVVMLIGFCVEDGRRLLVYEYICNGSLDSHLYGRNQDPLEWSARQKIAIGAARGLRYLHEECRVGCIVHRDMRPNNILLTHDFEPLVGDFGLARWQPDGDMGVDTRVIGTFGYLAPEYAQSGLITEKADVYSFGVVLVELVTGRKAMDINRPKGQQCLTEWARPLLEKQVIQELIDPSLRSCYSEHEVCRMLQCASLCIRRDPHSRPRMSQVLRMLEGDIVM, encoded by the exons ATTCTTGCTCTCAAATGGTGCTTCAACTCCATGATGTTTACGACCCAGAAAAA ATAAAGGTCAGGATAAAGATTGTCTGTGGCTCACGTTGTGGAGTGGTAGCTGCTGAAGCCAAGAAAGCTGGATCAAACTGGGTTATATtggataa acaattgaaaactgaaaagaaattCTGCATGGAAGAGCTGCAATGCAATCTTGTTGTTATGAAGAAATCTCAAGCAAAGGTTCTTCGTTTAAATTTGGTAAATTCACCAAATACAGAATCTGAAGTGGGTTGTGCAACATTTGAAATAGAAACATCTCCTGGACAACATAAAAGCAAGTTTGAAAAATGGAATATGATTAGAGGGCCAGCTGTGACTCCTGTAAGTAGTCCAGACCATGAGTCACCATTGACTATAACTGATGTTGGAACCTCATCTATATCTAGCTCAGATCCAGGAACTTCGCCGTTTTTACTGTCTGGAATTTCTGGGATCCTAAAGAAAGACCTTCAATTTACcacaaaggaaaatgaaaatctGGACGAATGTGATTCTGACACAGACAGTGAAAGGCTGAGTTCTTGTTCCACAAGTTCATATTTCCAGCCATGGATGTCAAACATTCTCAGTTCTAGTAGTGAATATTCAAAACCTATGCTGGAAGGTTCACAAAGACATGATAGGAAGGCTCTAACTTCCGCATATGAAGTCTTGCTGGAGAAATTGTCTAAATTAGATCAAGATCCTCATATTGGATTGTTAAATTATAGACTTGATCTGGACTTAAGCAAAAGTGTAAGAGAAGCAATTTCATTATCGAGAAATTTACCTCTTGGCCCTCCTCCATTGTGTTCCATATGTCAGCACAAGGGACCTACATTTGGAAATCCTCCCCGGTGGTTCACTTTTGCTGAACTGGAGTTTGCTACAGGTGGATTTTCACAGGCTAATTTCTTGGCTGAAGGTGGATTTGGTTCTGTACACCGAGGTGTCTTACCGGATGGCCAGGTTATTGCTGTCAAGCAACACAAATTGGCTAGTTCTCAAGGTGATCTTGAATTTTGCTCTGAAGTTGAGGTCTTAAGTTGTGCACAGCATCGTAATGTTGTGATGCTAATTGGGTTCTGTGTGGAGGACGGAAGAAGATTGCTGGTTTATGAATACATTTGCAATGGGTCTTTGGATTCTCATCTTTATG GACGAAATCAAGATCCGCTAGAATGGTCTGCACGGCAAAAAATTGCCATTGGAGCAGCTCGTGGGTTGAGATACCTTCATGAAGAATGTAGAGTTGGTTGTATTGTCCACCGAGATATGCGGCCTAACAACATCCTTCTCACGCATGATTTTGAACCATTA GTGGGAGATTTTGGACTGGCAAGGTGGCAGCCAGATGGAGACATGGGGGTGGACACAAGAGTAATTGGAACATTTGG GTACTTGGCTCCAGAATATGCTCAAAGTGGCCTAATCACGGAAAAAGCTGATGTGTATTCCTTTGGGGTAGTACTGGTGGAGCTCGTTACAGGGAGGAAAGCTATGGACATAAACCGGCCCAAAGGCCAGCAGTGTCTCACTGAATGG GCACGGCCTTTGTTAGAAAAACAAGTTATTCAAGAACTGATTGACCCATCCTTAAGGAGCTGCTACTCAGAGCATGAGGTTTGTCGCATGCTGCAGTGTGCCTCATTGTGCATCCGGCGCGACCCTCATTCAAGACCTCGCATGTCTCAG GTGCTTCGCATGCTGGAGGGTGACATTGTAATGTAA